A region of the Cannabis sativa cultivar Pink pepper isolate KNU-18-1 chromosome 3, ASM2916894v1, whole genome shotgun sequence genome:
TTATTAGATACTATTTATATTCGTTTTGGGTCTAAGCTCTTACACTAACATACTTTTTTCCTATACAATTTAGACCAAAAATGAAAACTAGAAATGTAATCTTCAACCAaaccaaaaatgaaaaaacaaaacTGCCCTATAGACTTACATACTTTTTCCCTATACAATCAAATTGAATATTAATGGCTTAATTTTGTGTTACTTAGACATTCTTTCATATTcttacttatatatttttttattactaataattagtcaaaacacttacaaataaaatttacaaattcaaaaaataataatgtaacttatatatatttaaaaaaaaaattagacaacCGCGCTGGGCGCGGTTTAGTAGCCTAGTTATAATCATAATTGTGCTGCCGACCATGTTGACCATCATTTCTTGGATTCATACTAGGCGTGGAAGTTTCTCGGGCAACATCTTCTTCAGCATCACCCCATCCAGTTGGGGTAATCTTGTCAATGCTACCAAATTCAACATTGTACCAACCATGTTGACCATCATCTAGTAACATCTTCTTCAACATCACCCCATCTAGTCAGGATAATCTTGTCAATGCCACCAAGTGCAACATTATTGTTCCAGCCATTACCGTCAGCTCCTTTAaaatcttcttcatcatcacctCATCCAGACGAGATAATCTTGTCAATGCCACCAAGTTCAGCATTGTTGTTCCAGCCATTACCGTCAGCTCCTTTAAAATCTTCTTCAGCATCACCCCATCCAGACGGGACAATCATGTCAATGCCAAGGCCAAGTTCAACATTGTTCTTCCAGCCATTACCGTTAGCATCTTTAAAATCTCTTTCTTCATCATCGCTTTGTTCTGGTTGCCTTTCCAAATCAAGATACAGCTCAGGATCGATTTCAGCATCCCAATCAACTTCATCAATGTAGATATCTGGACCAGGTAATACTATTTCAGATTCAAAGCCATTAATTTTAGCCCAAAATTTTTTCTTCGCTTGTTTGAACGCTTCTTCACATGCAGAATCGTTCCATTCCATGACTTTATCGTACAAATGAATGTACTTCTTGGTTTCTAGTATCTTTCTCCATGAAACTAAACCCACTTTAGCACAGAAATCCTTTTCCCATTTAGGAACAGTTGGTTGCCAAAtctctgtaaaaataaaatgagtgtTGTTTCAGTAAGAATGAATCTAAATGAAGTATGCAAAACAGAACCGAATTAGTGAAAACTCGAAAAGTCTAGCAACAACTGAGTAAAGCTAGTAACAAGAATATTCTAACAAGAACACAAATCAACAGCGAAAATAAACAGCTAAATATCCCTAATTCAGATAAAAAAAGATCAACTCTTCTCAATCACATTGCAACTCCATGAAGAAAGCAAAACAGAACCGAATCAGAGAAAAACCGAAAACACAACTGAGTAAAGCTAGTAACAAGGGTATTCAAACAAGAAcacaaattgaaaaacaaaaataaaaagctaaaCATCCCTAATtcagatataaaaaaaaaagaacctaATCTTTCCAACCATATTCTTGTTTAAGCATGTTTTTCCTAAATCAAAATGACTACAACTTTATCATCagacaaaaatgtcaattttcagCTCTTCTTCAAGAGTTTGTTAACTCTAATCTAATCAAATGATCAATCTCAAATACTTaaatttcctaaaaaaaaaaacaaagttcATTTATGATTACAAACAACTCTCTACAACTATTGAAGCATTACATAAAATTCTCTTATGATGTTGAAAGTACATTCAAATAAATTTTCCAAAACAACAACATTAACATCAACAAACAAACTAAGCAGAAGTGATCATATCAATACTCAAAATTGTTAAAACAAGAAACTTTAATTACAAACCAAATAAACTCAGAATCAAAACTTCAAAccaataaaacaattattaaatttatgtatgatattatacCATGAGGTTGATTTTTGGAAAATGATCTCATTGTGTGGTAATCTTGCTTATTATAAGCACCGTTAGCTCTTCTTCTCCAAAATCCCATTGAAAAGCTTTGACTGAAGAAATTGAAAAATGGGTAAGATTGATGGTATCGTGGGAGTTGGGACTATTATGGAAGCTCCGAGGTCTATTAATGTTTGTTGGTCTTATGATTTTGTGTTTTGGGTTTATGGGTATTTATAGAGATTATTAGTTTCCTTTTTTGATTAGGAttagataaaaatatataatataatatatttaaatattaaattgttttgaaAATgagatttaaatttatttaatattataaaaatgataattaTTACTATCATTAGAAAATAACGGCATAAGTACGGATTTAAACTACGGATAATTGTTTTGAAaatgataattattattattattattattgttttgaaaatgattattattattattattattattattattattattatcttttttttaaatgttttttttctaCTTTTACGCTTTCTATTTTTAtagtttgtcttttttatttttactttaaaattaattttttgaatttatttttactGAATCACACTCTTTTGTTGCCATTTTCTCACCAAACTTCTCCTTGTTCATCTTAGTCTTCCATCTTCTTACTGTAATGGTTGTTCTCTTCGTCAATCATCCCAGCACTATAATTTTGTTTgtcttccctctctcttctatatgtgttctttttttgtttttgtttctgtTCTTCAAAATCACAAATCATAACCCAAATCACAAAATTGCAATCCAAATCCTTTAATTGCATTTATATAGAAACCCACATTGCAATATGTgccaatgtttttttttacatgtATTATGTGCCATTGTAATTTATTGTGAATGTGTTTATTATGGACTTGACCGAGTTTATTCTGTATTATACGGTCATTTAATTTAGATTTTACAAGATCAATATATTAATGATCCTAGTATGTTGGTTTGTTTGATATTATAGATCGACCACCAGGTGTTTGGTGTATTGTCTTAGTGGATGATGTTGTGTGTTTGAGTTTTTTATACCACTATTGGCTTTTGCATAGTATTATTGTTTTTGGTTTATGGTCTTTAGTGGATAATGTTAGTGTTTTGTCTTGCATACACAAATTTAGACTGTATAACAAGTTGGTTGGATGGCTTATGATTAATATCTTTAACCATTGATCCAAGTTGAAAATTTCTCTGCATTAATGTCTCAAtgtctatgtatatatatatataaaatgaccCAAAAGAATATGGAACCACTTCTGTAAGTGAATACAATGTTCAAAATCATTGCAATATACTTTTTCAATTGTTATTGTTTTACAGGTTCTTTATATCTTATGCAAATTTGAAGTTTGTTTGCACTGTTTGTTGTTATTTCAGGAAGGAAAATTTAATTGATAGTTTGCTAGTGGTTAATTTTGACTATCATTATCTTCTTTCTCCATTCAACCATTCATTAATATTGGCAATAGTTTGActattttcatcatcatttttcctttgatcaactCTTTAAGCTTGAAAACTAATTCAAGggaaattaaatctaaaaagatTATATCCTATAGTCTTTAAGA
Encoded here:
- the LOC115711123 gene encoding uncharacterized protein LOC115711123, giving the protein MEWNDSACEEAFKQAKKKFWAKINGFESEIVLPGPDIYIDEVDWDAEIDPELYLDLERQPEQSDDEERDFKDANGNGWKNNVELGLGIDMIVPSGWGDAEEDFKGADGNGWNNNAELGGIDKIISSG